In Thermodesulfobacteriota bacterium, the following are encoded in one genomic region:
- a CDS encoding PAS domain S-box protein — protein MKTVRAHVLALVFVSILPPALLLIAQAHEHSHLARNSVRDAAEKAVRLLGAEHDGIVDGTRQLLEAVGDSLVAGEVSCTPLLRSLREGLPRFAGLLAARPDGGLLCGSGLPGDGPGFSEEPFFRTAVASRTASTGSHGRTEGRRSLPLAVPVTDTAGIVQMVFVAELDLAWMNRQVSSLLLPPGSSFSIFDHRGTVLVHWPEAETWAGRPAEDAPLFTAARGSGLPPSAMRGLDGVERLYAFAALPHGGIGSCYAAVGVPLDAVHEHFDPRRNAAWIALIVTAALGSAWCFGTSRLTRPLGALSAAAERLRDGELGARASAGHAGAELEALVRTFNHMAEALGRRERESRSALESLQASEAALERAQEIARVGSWEWDLKGGEVHGSDQTWRLFGLPSGPRARPVAELLERTRSEDRERVDGAVREALCGKARHDIEYGVVWPDGTRRVLHVRADVLQEEGGIAVRLAGSVQDVTERKRAEEELRRLRHRSELILDSAGEGIFGLDREGRFTFVNQAAAESLGRSAGELAGRDHRGVCPQNRPPGEPCRGARCPIYQALELGESTRQVASIFRRKDGTAFPVELTSGPLGEGGDRAGAVVTFRDVTDRRRAEAALRESHRTLEALFEASPLPTFAVDPAGRVLFWNPAAERVFGWSEGEAVGQYLPIVAPEDREEFDALRRQSLGGRGVAGVEIRRRRKDGARIDLSVSNAPLRDADGAVVGVVAVLEDITRRKAMEGQLRQAQRMEAVGRLAAGVAHDFNNLLTVINGLAELAASDLGPGHTLAPRLRGILDAGERAASLTRQLLAFSRQQVVSPRALDLNAAVGGLQGMLRRLIGEDLELEWKPAAGVWPVRLDPSQLDQLLANLVVNARDAIPGTGTVTVETSNAVLDEAWCDKHPGSTPGEYAVLTVSDTGTGMDQETLAHVFEPFFTTKEPGKGTGLGLATVYGIVTQAGGAVYLESEPGRGTTFRIYLPRWTGGGEAAVVRDVPAVPPRGTETVLLVEDEAAILALGQTILERQGYRVLAARTPGEALLLAEKEAGEIHLLATDVVMPGMNGRELYAKLHDLRPGLKCLYLSGYTADAISRRGVLPEGVSFLQKPYSLKTLAAKVRAVLDDAR, from the coding sequence TCTCGATCCTTCCCCCGGCCCTCCTCCTCATCGCCCAGGCCCACGAACATTCCCATCTGGCGAGGAACTCCGTACGCGACGCGGCGGAGAAGGCCGTGCGCCTGCTCGGGGCGGAACACGACGGGATCGTGGACGGGACCCGCCAGCTGCTGGAAGCGGTGGGAGACTCCCTGGTGGCGGGCGAGGTCTCCTGCACGCCGCTGCTCCGGAGCCTGAGAGAGGGTCTTCCCCGCTTCGCCGGGCTCCTCGCGGCCCGGCCCGACGGCGGCCTGCTGTGCGGTTCGGGTCTCCCGGGAGACGGACCGGGATTCTCCGAGGAGCCCTTCTTCCGCACAGCCGTCGCCAGCCGCACGGCCTCGACCGGGTCGCACGGCCGAACCGAAGGTCGGCGGTCGTTGCCCCTTGCCGTACCGGTGACCGACACGGCCGGCATCGTCCAAATGGTGTTCGTGGCCGAGCTCGACCTGGCATGGATGAACCGTCAGGTGTCCTCCCTTCTCCTCCCGCCCGGGAGCTCCTTTTCGATCTTCGATCACCGGGGCACCGTGCTGGTCCACTGGCCCGAGGCCGAGACGTGGGCCGGCAGGCCGGCCGAGGACGCGCCGCTATTCACGGCGGCGCGCGGGAGCGGGCTCCCCCCCTCGGCCATGCGGGGGCTCGACGGCGTGGAGCGGCTGTACGCCTTCGCTGCCCTTCCCCACGGGGGGATCGGAAGCTGCTACGCGGCGGTGGGCGTTCCGCTGGACGCGGTGCACGAGCACTTCGACCCGAGACGCAACGCCGCCTGGATCGCCCTGATCGTGACTGCGGCCCTGGGCTCCGCCTGGTGTTTCGGTACCTCCCGGCTCACGCGCCCCCTTGGGGCCCTGTCGGCCGCGGCCGAACGGTTGCGGGACGGGGAACTGGGAGCCAGGGCCTCGGCAGGCCACGCCGGGGCGGAGCTCGAAGCCCTGGTCCGGACCTTCAACCACATGGCCGAAGCCCTCGGCCGGCGCGAGAGGGAGAGCCGCTCGGCGCTGGAGAGCCTCCAGGCGAGCGAGGCCGCCCTGGAGCGGGCGCAGGAGATTGCCCGGGTGGGAAGCTGGGAGTGGGACTTGAAGGGCGGCGAGGTACACGGCAGTGACCAGACCTGGCGTCTCTTCGGGCTCCCCTCGGGCCCGAGGGCGCGCCCGGTGGCGGAGCTCCTGGAGAGGACCCGATCGGAGGACCGGGAGCGCGTCGATGGGGCCGTGCGGGAAGCCCTGTGCGGGAAGGCGCGTCACGACATCGAGTACGGCGTGGTCTGGCCCGACGGGACTCGGCGGGTGCTTCACGTGCGGGCCGACGTGCTCCAGGAGGAAGGCGGGATTGCGGTGCGCCTCGCGGGCTCGGTGCAGGACGTCACGGAGCGCAAGCGAGCGGAGGAGGAGCTCCGGCGCCTCCGGCATCGCAGCGAGCTCATCCTCGACTCGGCCGGGGAGGGGATCTTCGGCCTGGATCGGGAGGGACGCTTCACCTTCGTCAACCAGGCGGCCGCCGAGAGTCTCGGCCGCTCGGCCGGGGAGTTGGCCGGGCGCGACCACCGGGGGGTGTGTCCTCAGAACCGCCCCCCGGGGGAACCCTGCCGCGGTGCCCGCTGCCCCATCTACCAGGCCCTGGAGTTGGGGGAGAGCACCCGTCAGGTGGCGTCGATCTTTCGTCGCAAGGACGGCACCGCCTTCCCTGTGGAGCTCACCAGCGGTCCCCTTGGCGAAGGCGGGGATCGAGCCGGCGCGGTCGTCACCTTTCGGGACGTTACCGACCGCAGGCGGGCCGAGGCCGCCCTGCGGGAGAGCCACCGGACCCTGGAGGCCCTCTTCGAGGCCTCACCCCTGCCCACCTTCGCCGTGGACCCCGCGGGCCGGGTCCTCTTCTGGAATCCCGCTGCCGAGCGGGTCTTCGGCTGGAGCGAAGGAGAAGCCGTGGGCCAGTATCTGCCTATCGTGGCTCCGGAAGACCGGGAGGAGTTCGACGCGCTGCGCCGGCAGTCCCTGGGGGGCCGGGGGGTTGCGGGGGTGGAGATCCGCAGGCGCCGCAAGGACGGCGCTCGCATCGACCTCTCGGTATCCAATGCGCCCTTGCGCGACGCCGATGGAGCTGTGGTCGGCGTGGTCGCGGTGCTGGAGGACATCACCCGGCGCAAGGCGATGGAGGGGCAGTTGCGGCAGGCGCAGCGGATGGAGGCGGTCGGCCGGCTCGCCGCCGGGGTGGCCCACGACTTCAACAACCTGCTCACGGTGATCAACGGTCTCGCGGAGCTCGCGGCCAGCGACCTCGGCCCCGGCCACACCCTGGCGCCGAGGCTTCGGGGCATCCTAGACGCGGGCGAGCGCGCCGCGAGCCTGACCCGCCAGTTGCTGGCCTTCTCGCGCCAGCAAGTGGTGAGCCCCCGGGCCCTGGACCTCAACGCGGCCGTGGGGGGGCTCCAGGGCATGCTCCGCCGATTGATCGGGGAAGACCTCGAACTCGAGTGGAAGCCGGCGGCCGGGGTCTGGCCCGTTCGCCTGGATCCCAGCCAGCTCGACCAGCTCCTGGCGAACCTGGTGGTGAACGCCCGCGACGCCATCCCGGGAACCGGCACCGTTACGGTGGAGACCTCGAATGCGGTGCTCGACGAGGCTTGGTGCGACAAACACCCCGGTTCGACGCCGGGTGAATACGCCGTGCTCACGGTGAGCGACACGGGCACCGGTATGGACCAGGAGACCCTGGCCCACGTCTTCGAGCCCTTCTTCACGACCAAGGAGCCCGGCAAGGGCACCGGCCTGGGGCTCGCCACGGTGTACGGCATCGTCACGCAGGCCGGCGGCGCGGTGTACCTGGAGAGCGAGCCGGGCCGGGGGACGACCTTCCGGATCTATCTGCCCCGGTGGACGGGAGGGGGCGAGGCGGCGGTGGTCCGCGATGTGCCCGCGGTGCCCCCCCGGGGCACCGAGACCGTGCTCCTGGTGGAGGACGAGGCGGCGATCCTGGCCCTGGGCCAGACCATCCTCGAGCGCCAGGGCTACCGGGTGCTCGCCGCCCGTACGCCCGGCGAGGCGTTACTCCTGGCCGAGAAGGAGGCGGGCGAGATCCACCTGCTGGCCACCGACGTCGTGATGCCGGGCATGAACGGGCGCGAGCTCTACGCAAAGCTCCACGACTTACGACCGGGCCTGAAGTGCCTGTACCTCTCGGGCTACACCGCCGACGCCATTTCCCGGCGCGGCGTCCTGCCCGAAGGGGTGAGCTTCCTCCAGAAGCCCTACTCCCTGAAGACGCTGGCCGCGAAGGTGCGGGCGGTGCTGGACGACGCAAGGTAG